Proteins encoded in a region of the Shewanella polaris genome:
- a CDS encoding RluA family pseudouridine synthase, producing MTEFIAPPCDGVIEVLYQDEHLLLINKPTGLLSLSGKNPLNKDSVHYRLVQDFPTATLVHRLDFGTSGIMLVALNKVVNGLLTKQFQQRTVSKKYTAVLHGDLINDLGDIELPIAKDSEHFPLMKICHSTGKPALSQYQVISRHPQRLCTRVCFTPTTGRTHQLRLHSQQIGHPILGCDLYRNENSQQMSDRLMLHATVLSFTHPLTEQRIDFVCSSPF from the coding sequence ATGACTGAATTTATTGCGCCACCCTGTGATGGGGTTATTGAAGTGTTATATCAAGACGAACATTTATTGTTGATCAATAAGCCGACAGGATTATTGAGCCTTTCGGGGAAAAATCCATTAAACAAGGACTCGGTACACTATCGTTTAGTACAAGACTTTCCCACAGCTACGTTAGTACACCGATTGGATTTTGGTACCTCTGGCATCATGCTTGTGGCGTTAAACAAAGTGGTTAATGGACTATTAACGAAACAGTTTCAGCAGCGCACTGTTAGCAAAAAATATACTGCTGTGTTGCATGGTGACTTAATTAACGACCTCGGTGATATTGAGTTGCCGATAGCTAAAGATAGTGAGCATTTTCCACTAATGAAAATTTGCCACAGCACTGGCAAACCTGCATTAAGTCAATATCAAGTGATTAGCCGTCACCCACAAAGACTATGTACTCGAGTGTGTTTTACCCCTACTACAGGTAGAACTCACCAGTTACGGTTACATAGCCAGCAAATTGGTCATCCAATATTAGGTTGTGATTTATACCGTAATGAAAATTCGCAGCAGATGTCAGATAGACTAATGCTACATGCTACTGTTTTATCATTTACTCATCCTTTAACAGAACAACGAATTGATTTTGTGTGTTCAAGTCCGTTTTAA
- a CDS encoding DUF599 domain-containing protein, translating into MLISWLDALALSIFLGSWIGYTSFARRKAKNTNCIARVMHQQRIHWMSQVITKEVRVGDAALLGNLERNIAFFASSTLLVLAGVLTLFSQVEKLETVIGSIPYTASPNHALIQVKLALLASIFVLAFFQFTWSMRQYGFVNIMIGAVPLDKTGTDETALGYARQVAVVQDQAAHSYNYGLRSYYYSMAALCWFMHPGMLIFSSLFVVYTLYQREFNSKAVVAITAAQAYLENNPSYVRRD; encoded by the coding sequence ATGTTGATTTCTTGGTTGGATGCTCTAGCTTTAAGCATATTTTTAGGCAGTTGGATAGGATATACCAGTTTTGCACGTCGTAAAGCCAAAAATACCAATTGCATCGCCCGCGTAATGCATCAACAACGTATTCATTGGATGTCTCAAGTTATAACTAAAGAAGTCCGTGTTGGAGATGCGGCTTTATTGGGCAATTTAGAACGTAATATTGCTTTTTTTGCCTCAAGTACATTGCTGGTACTTGCCGGGGTGTTAACACTTTTCTCTCAAGTTGAAAAACTTGAAACCGTTATAGGTTCTATTCCTTATACTGCATCGCCTAATCATGCCTTGATACAGGTTAAACTCGCTCTTTTGGCGAGTATTTTTGTGCTGGCTTTTTTCCAATTTACTTGGTCTATGCGTCAATATGGTTTTGTGAATATTATGATTGGTGCGGTGCCGTTAGACAAAACTGGAACCGATGAAACTGCTTTAGGCTACGCAAGGCAAGTCGCTGTGGTGCAAGACCAAGCTGCACATTCTTATAATTATGGCCTCCGCTCATACTATTACTCTATGGCTGCATTGTGTTGGTTTATGCATCCGGGAATGCTTATTTTTTCCAGCTTATTTGTCGTGTACACCCTGTATCAGCGTGAATTTAATTCTAAGGCAGTAGTGGCTATTACGGCTGCACAAGCCTATTTAGAAAATAATCCTTCTTATGTACGTCGGGATTAA
- a CDS encoding diguanylate cyclase has protein sequence MFNSIKAKVITLYSLVMIAFTSILLLTMFINERDRVLDLELEKSTEISKMHANLLSQEFAQYVVMLKMLSNNPQIELGNKLTIARLLQRLMTIGNGNFINAVYIDKDLNLIDALGNTNKVTHPTFLRGQQWQGKEYNITVPIYSRFEKTPVIMVAVPILDEQKKWIGTLAVAVPLTVISNKLSSIKLAKESYAWLTDSNGLMVSHPNKSFIMKNKLSMTENVNYPGFYKIVRQTKLQNDGYGRYRDAQLNESKIVTFSKIDYLPGWTLFVTTKESEIFHNSYAIMYNVLIIAIVLMLVFLLLITHLANRITKPIVQLTKGVKESVNNKSSYLKIIDSNDEIGQLSQAFHDSLQKIHSHTTHLEQMVNHRTEEVTAKNLLLSQQNDKLEELASKDPLTRLYNRRAFSTLVDKEISRAKRHDLSLTLVILDIDHFKRINDMFGHNVGDDILCHFAHELSANMRKENLICRWGGEEFVILIPEATSDSVFKYIDQMRNKISLMNFAPVDRLTFSAGMATLGADESFKEWFQRADRALYTAKGSGRNCIVVD, from the coding sequence ATGTTTAATAGTATTAAGGCCAAAGTGATTACTCTCTATTCTTTAGTGATGATTGCTTTTACATCTATACTTTTGCTTACCATGTTTATCAATGAGCGTGATCGTGTACTGGATTTAGAACTAGAAAAATCTACCGAAATTTCAAAGATGCATGCAAATCTTCTCAGTCAAGAGTTTGCTCAATATGTTGTCATGTTAAAAATGCTGAGCAATAATCCTCAGATAGAATTAGGTAATAAACTGACTATTGCTCGCTTACTTCAACGATTAATGACAATCGGTAACGGTAATTTCATTAATGCTGTTTATATCGATAAAGACTTGAACCTGATTGATGCTCTAGGTAACACCAATAAAGTCACTCACCCTACATTTTTACGTGGTCAACAATGGCAAGGTAAAGAATATAACATAACAGTACCTATCTACAGTCGGTTTGAAAAAACACCAGTGATAATGGTGGCTGTACCTATTTTAGATGAACAAAAAAAATGGATTGGAACTCTTGCAGTTGCAGTGCCGCTTACTGTTATTTCGAATAAATTGTCTTCAATTAAACTCGCAAAAGAGAGTTACGCTTGGTTAACTGACTCAAACGGCTTAATGGTTTCACATCCAAATAAAAGTTTTATCATGAAGAATAAACTTTCAATGACGGAAAATGTTAACTATCCCGGTTTTTATAAAATCGTTAGGCAAACTAAGTTACAAAATGATGGTTATGGTCGTTATAGAGATGCCCAATTAAATGAGTCAAAAATAGTCACATTCTCTAAAATTGATTATTTACCTGGCTGGACTTTGTTTGTGACAACCAAAGAGTCTGAGATTTTTCACAATAGTTATGCAATTATGTACAATGTATTGATTATTGCTATTGTCTTAATGCTGGTGTTTTTATTACTCATTACTCATCTAGCAAATAGGATAACAAAACCAATTGTTCAATTGACTAAAGGTGTAAAAGAATCGGTAAATAACAAAAGCAGTTATCTAAAAATCATTGATTCAAATGATGAAATCGGTCAGCTTTCTCAAGCTTTTCACGATAGTCTTCAAAAAATACATTCTCACACCACTCATTTAGAACAAATGGTAAATCACCGCACAGAAGAAGTTACCGCTAAAAATTTACTACTCAGTCAACAGAACGACAAACTTGAAGAGCTTGCATCTAAAGATCCGCTAACTCGGCTTTATAATCGTCGTGCTTTTAGCACCCTAGTGGATAAAGAAATATCTCGGGCTAAAAGACATGATTTATCGTTAACTCTTGTAATATTAGACATTGATCATTTTAAAAGAATTAATGACATGTTCGGTCATAATGTCGGTGATGATATTTTGTGTCATTTTGCTCACGAATTGTCTGCAAATATGCGTAAAGAAAATCTCATTTGTCGCTGGGGAGGAGAAGAGTTTGTCATTTTGATACCTGAAGCCACTTCTGATTCAGTGTTTAAGTACATCGATCAAATGCGTAATAAAATATCTCTGATGAACTTTGCGCCTGTCGACCGATTAACTTTTAGTGCTGGGATGGCAACTCTTGGCGCAGATGAATCTTTCAAAGAGTGGTTCCAAAGAGCGGATCGCGCCTTGTATACCGCCAAAGGTTCAGGCAGAAACTGTATTGTAGTGGATTAA